The proteins below come from a single Staphylococcus sp. MI 10-1553 genomic window:
- a CDS encoding MFS transporter — MKKYPIAIWMLAIGAFAIGMTEFVIMGLLPNVANDLNVSVSQAGQLITGYALGVAIGGPIVVMLTFRLNRKALLMLLMVIFILGNILGGLSPNYTTLMLSRIVTSLAHGSFFGIGSILAASMVASQYRASAMALMFMGLSLSNILGVPFGTLIGQKFGWHMTFLIIAIIGVIALIGIMIFVPMQKETRTASIKDELRILKEKRLWLTLGVTLFGFSSVFAYFTYISSVLIDVTHIPEQFISSILIVFGVGVTIGNIVGGKLADWNLNKALMSIFIIFAVYFGLLYFIQFHPLIMVIGVFLFGFIGFSMSPSLQYKSTLISQEAPTLSSTLNQSAFNIGNALGAFIGGLVVSTLPIASLSLIAPLLTLIGLVFLLWSIAVERKEQTSAHSN; from the coding sequence ATGAAGAAATATCCTATTGCAATTTGGATGTTAGCGATTGGGGCATTTGCGATTGGAATGACTGAATTCGTCATCATGGGCTTACTTCCTAACGTGGCTAATGATTTAAATGTGTCTGTGAGCCAGGCAGGACAATTGATTACTGGTTACGCTTTAGGTGTCGCGATTGGAGGCCCTATCGTCGTGATGCTCACTTTCCGTCTTAACCGTAAAGCGTTATTGATGTTACTGATGGTCATTTTTATTCTAGGTAACATTCTCGGCGGTCTTAGTCCGAATTACACAACACTCATGCTCAGTCGTATCGTCACATCACTTGCGCATGGCTCATTTTTCGGCATTGGCTCTATTTTAGCTGCAAGTATGGTCGCAAGCCAATATCGTGCAAGTGCGATGGCATTAATGTTTATGGGTCTCAGCCTGAGCAATATTCTCGGCGTGCCATTCGGTACATTAATCGGACAAAAATTCGGTTGGCACATGACATTTTTAATCATTGCTATCATTGGCGTCATTGCACTCATCGGCATTATGATTTTTGTCCCGATGCAAAAAGAAACTCGTACCGCTTCAATTAAAGATGAACTACGCATTTTAAAAGAAAAAAGACTATGGTTAACTCTCGGTGTGACATTGTTCGGTTTTAGTAGTGTGTTCGCCTACTTTACTTATATTTCATCTGTACTCATTGATGTGACCCACATTCCTGAACAATTCATTTCATCTATTCTGATTGTATTTGGTGTCGGCGTGACAATTGGTAATATTGTAGGTGGAAAGCTTGCAGATTGGAATTTAAACAAAGCTTTAATGAGCATTTTTATTATTTTTGCTGTTTACTTTGGACTGCTCTACTTCATTCAGTTCCATCCATTAATCATGGTGATCGGCGTCTTTCTTTTCGGTTTTATTGGCTTTAGCATGAGCCCTTCATTACAATACAAAAGTACGCTCATTTCCCAAGAAGCACCGACACTTTCCAGTACACTCAATCAATCTGCCTTTAATATCGGTAATGCATTAGGTGCCTTTATCGGTGGACTTGTTGTCAGCACACTCCCAATCGCCAGTCTAAGTTTAATTGCGCCATTGCTCACATTAATTGGACTCGTTTTTCTATTATGGAGTATTGCTGTCGAACGAAAAGAACAGACAAGTGCGCATTCAAATTAA
- the cntE gene encoding staphylopine family metallophore export MFS transporter CntE has translation MKGALAWPFLRLYILALFFFSANAILNVMIPLRGHDLGATNATIGIVMGAYMLTAMLFRPWAGQVIAKVGPIKILRWILIINGFALILYGFTGLEGYFVARVMQGICTAFFSMSLQIGIIDALPEEDRSQGISLYSLFSYIPGIIGPMIAVGIWQLDNLSYFALTMIIIAITTGVVGFSATLHGQDDTDTTPAQQEKMPYGAMTVFLQLFKNPFLLKAGTIMLVASIGFGAVATFIVLYVNTYQVGHASLFLAVQAITVVFARFFLRQYIPSDGRWHVRFMSGVLGLLTVALLFIAVGPYVGAWILYISAVMIGLTQAMVYPTLTSFLSFKLPKVGRNMLLGLFIATADLGVSLGAALMGPIADMVGYANMYLICGILMAFITLMSIERRPQFIEK, from the coding sequence ATGAAAGGTGCACTCGCTTGGCCTTTTTTGAGATTGTATATTCTCGCACTTTTTTTCTTTAGTGCCAATGCTATTTTGAACGTCATGATTCCGTTGCGCGGACATGATTTAGGTGCAACCAATGCGACAATCGGTATCGTCATGGGTGCCTACATGTTGACTGCCATGCTTTTTCGTCCATGGGCAGGGCAGGTCATCGCCAAAGTCGGTCCAATCAAAATATTAAGATGGATTTTAATCATAAACGGTTTTGCACTGATTTTATATGGTTTTACAGGTTTAGAAGGGTACTTTGTTGCACGTGTGATGCAAGGGATATGTACAGCCTTTTTCTCCATGTCATTACAAATCGGGATTATCGATGCGTTACCTGAAGAAGATCGTTCACAAGGTATTTCCTTATACTCACTCTTTTCTTACATACCAGGCATTATCGGACCAATGATTGCAGTCGGGATATGGCAATTGGATAACTTGAGCTACTTCGCATTGACGATGATCATTATCGCGATTACGACAGGTGTGGTCGGTTTTAGTGCGACGCTTCATGGACAAGATGATACAGACACGACGCCTGCGCAACAAGAAAAGATGCCATATGGTGCGATGACAGTGTTCTTACAGTTATTTAAAAATCCGTTTTTATTGAAAGCAGGGACGATTATGCTCGTTGCCTCAATCGGATTTGGCGCAGTGGCGACGTTTATCGTGTTGTACGTTAATACGTATCAAGTCGGTCACGCGAGTCTATTTCTAGCTGTACAAGCGATTACGGTCGTATTTGCACGTTTCTTTTTACGTCAATACATTCCTTCAGATGGACGCTGGCACGTTCGTTTTATGTCAGGTGTCCTCGGATTATTAACTGTAGCGCTGTTATTCATTGCAGTAGGTCCTTATGTTGGCGCATGGATACTTTATATAAGTGCAGTCATGATTGGCCTGACACAAGCGATGGTTTATCCGACGTTAACGTCATTTTTAAGCTTTAAATTACCGAAAGTTGGACGGAATATGTTACTCGGTCTCTTTATCGCAACAGCTGACTTAGGTGTCTCACTCGGGGCTGCATTAATGGGTCCTATAGCAGATATGGTCGGCTATGCGAATATGTATCTCATTTGTGGTATTTTGATGGCATTCATTACACTTATGAGTATTGAAAGAAGACCGCAGTTTATAGAAAAATAA
- a CDS encoding antibiotic biosynthesis monooxygenase family protein gives MILSHKDLLYQIEEDGTTVTIYKNNDAKTYTAIEATGELTPHHFCVLNYIKVNLNQSEIFEEHFLSRTAYLNDVHGFISLRVLRPLDPQNHYVVISLWDDRESFEVWQASEQPLNYHNQWNGALDKDIVDSELSYNIKFDTQ, from the coding sequence ATGATACTCTCTCATAAAGATCTTCTTTATCAAATTGAAGAAGATGGGACGACAGTGACCATATATAAAAATAATGATGCCAAAACATATACTGCTATAGAAGCAACAGGCGAACTGACACCGCATCATTTTTGTGTCTTAAATTATATTAAAGTAAATCTGAATCAAAGTGAAATATTTGAGGAACACTTTCTAAGTCGCACAGCTTATTTGAATGATGTACATGGCTTCATATCGCTACGTGTTTTGAGACCCTTGGACCCACAAAATCATTATGTCGTGATTTCATTATGGGATGACCGTGAAAGTTTTGAAGTGTGGCAAGCTTCTGAGCAACCATTGAATTACCATAATCAATGGAATGGCGCACTGGATAAAGATATCGTGGATTCTGAGTTATCTTATAATATTAAATTTGATACACAGTAA